The proteins below come from a single Leucoraja erinacea ecotype New England unplaced genomic scaffold, Leri_hhj_1 Leri_389S, whole genome shotgun sequence genomic window:
- the LOC129693684 gene encoding oocyte zinc finger protein XlCOF19-like, giving the protein MEEHMAEHNKEKRCECDVCGKAWQYPCHLEIHRRVHTGERPFDCTECGKNFTSYYNLQRHNRRHYGERPFSCSECGKGFTTTQDLKKHRRVHTGEKPYGCSTCGKSFTQLSGLLNHRRVHSSERPFTCSACGKGFKSSPELKVHRRVHTGVWPYTCSDCGKGFTRACSLLVHQRTHTSERPYTCAQCGKGFTCSTQPAEAPAGARR; this is encoded by the coding sequence atggaggaacACATGGCggagcacaacaaggagaagcgttgtGAGTGCgatgtgtgtggcaaggcctggcagtacCCATGCCAtctggagatccaccggcgggttcacacgggagaacgcccatTCGACTGCACGGAATGTGGCAAGAACTTCACCAGCTACTACAACCTGCAGCGGCACAACCGCAGGCACTACGGCGAGAGGCCCTTCAGCTGCTCGGAGTGCGGCAAGGGTTTCACAACGACGCAGGATCTGAAGaagcaccggcgggtgcacacgggcgagaagccctatggttgCTCCACCTGTGGCAAAAGCTTTACCCAGTTGTCGGGGCTGCTGaatcaccggcgggtgcacagcagtgagcgtccCTTCACTTGCTCCGCctgtggcaaaggcttcaagtcatcGCCGGaactgaaggtgcacaggcggGTGCACACCGGGGTgtggccctacacctgcagcgactgcggcaagggcttcaccagagcttgcagcctgctggtgcaccagcgcacccacaccagcgagcgcccctacacctgcgcccagtgcggcaagggcttcacctgctccacccagcctgctgaagcaccagcgggtgcacgccggtGA